Proteins from a genomic interval of Acidobacteriota bacterium:
- a CDS encoding tetratricopeptide repeat protein — MKNIFYGAICLFCISVISFSQDVGKIMTEADNLFSMREELNKAKEAASIYEKIIKSDPKNFEAHWKLAKTIYYIGNHSPEKERVEIFNKGVEISKKAIEINPDKAEGHFWLAVLYGVYGEARGVLKSLFLVDDIKEEANKSLSIDPNLEGAGAYRLLGRMYYKLPGIAGGSKEKSLEYLLKSKEMCPTNALTRIYLADTYLKLKKKEEAKKELQEVINMEPDSRWIPETKELKKKAEQMLREIK; from the coding sequence ATGAAAAACATATTCTACGGAGCTATTTGTTTATTTTGTATTTCAGTAATTTCCTTTTCACAGGATGTTGGGAAAATAATGACTGAGGCTGACAATCTTTTTTCGATGAGAGAAGAGTTGAACAAGGCAAAAGAAGCAGCTTCAATATATGAAAAAATAATCAAATCAGACCCTAAGAACTTTGAAGCTCACTGGAAGTTAGCAAAAACAATTTACTACATCGGAAACCATTCGCCTGAAAAAGAAAGGGTAGAAATTTTTAATAAAGGTGTTGAAATATCAAAAAAAGCAATAGAAATAAACCCTGATAAAGCAGAAGGTCATTTCTGGCTCGCTGTTTTATATGGAGTCTATGGAGAAGCCCGTGGAGTATTAAAAAGCCTTTTTCTTGTTGATGACATAAAAGAAGAAGCTAATAAATCATTGAGCATAGACCCAAATTTAGAAGGCGCTGGAGCTTACAGGTTACTTGGCAGGATGTACTATAAGCTTCCTGGAATTGCAGGAGGCTCAAAGGAAAAAAGCCTTGAATACCTTTTAAAATCAAAAGAAATGTGTCCGACAAATGCATTAACAAGAATCTACCTTGCCGATACATATTTAAAACTCAAGAAAAAAGAAGAGGCAAAAAAAGAATTGCAGGAAGTTATAAACATGGAGCCAGATTCAAGATGGATTCCTGAAACAAAAGAATTAAAAAAGAAGGCTGAACAAATGTTAAGGGAGATAAAATGA
- a CDS encoding prepilin-type N-terminal cleavage/methylation domain-containing protein codes for MKQLVCCPIDILAHKQSLMKHTEWVLGRGFPMSGVFSAKRLKGACPQRESAVSHQNNKRYLGETTLKGFTLIEVIVVLAVIAVLAAILTPIIIKNIEDAKIARAKSDVESIGKAIVEYRNDIGFWPSKHRNGASNPWQAINVIASEDITKIAPPDDGSDYDWNRGQIRTMEQFLINNDSQIVEISPNPHGLPAWEGPYITKLELDPWEYAYVANVGWLPEGADYSTSSTRRVWVISSGPNMTIETKYTGEGSIGGDDIGFGIK; via the coding sequence ATGAAACAATTAGTGTGCTGTCCCATAGATATCCTCGCACACAAACAATCTCTGATGAAGCACACTGAATGGGTATTGGGAAGAGGCTTCCCCATGTCTGGGGTGTTTTCAGCGAAGCGTCTAAAGGGAGCTTGCCCCCAGAGGGAAAGTGCCGTGTCACATCAAAATAACAAAAGGTATTTAGGTGAGACGACACTAAAAGGCTTTACTCTAATTGAGGTAATCGTTGTGCTGGCAGTCATTGCAGTTTTAGCTGCAATCCTCACTCCAATAATCATTAAAAACATAGAAGATGCAAAGATTGCCAGAGCGAAGAGTGATGTAGAATCTATAGGAAAAGCTATTGTGGAATACAGAAATGACATAGGGTTCTGGCCTTCAAAACATAGAAACGGAGCTTCAAATCCATGGCAAGCGATTAATGTTATTGCATCAGAGGATATAACAAAAATCGCTCCTCCTGATGATGGCTCTGATTATGACTGGAACAGGGGGCAGATAAGAACCATGGAACAATTTCTTATCAACAATGATAGCCAGATTGTAGAAATAAGCCCTAATCCCCATGGGCTTCCAGCGTGGGAAGGTCCTTACATAACTAAATTGGAATTAGACCCATGGGAGTATGCTTATGTGGCTAATGTGGGATGGCTTCCTGAAGGAGCTGATTATTCAACTTCGAGCACAAGAAGGGTGTGGGTAATCTCTTCTGGTCCTAACATGACAATTGAAACAAAATACACAGGCGAAGGCTCAATAGGTGGAGATGATATTGGATTTGGAATAAAATAA
- the pxpB gene encoding 5-oxoprolinase subunit PxpB: MLENAKYFPLGEDGILFVIGNEINIEENRIIWNIARRIKDLQIKEIKEIVPAYSSLAIFYKPESIKYEQIRNLIENIVNSSENLDKEEESFQRNIVIPVCYGEDFSPDLDIVTEICSIKKEEFIEIHSSKIYRVFMLGFSPGFPYMGILDERIQVPRRETPRIKIPPGSVGIAEKQTGIYPVETAGGWRIIGRAPLKIFDLNQENPFLLSPGDNVKFKPIDSQAYSRIEKGEKEWMLYES, encoded by the coding sequence ATGCTTGAGAATGCAAAATATTTTCCCCTTGGCGAGGATGGGATTCTTTTTGTAATTGGAAATGAGATTAACATTGAAGAAAATAGAATCATATGGAACATAGCCAGAAGAATTAAAGACCTACAAATTAAAGAGATAAAGGAGATAGTTCCTGCATATTCTTCGCTTGCAATCTTTTACAAACCTGAATCGATAAAGTATGAACAGATAAGAAATTTAATTGAAAATATCGTTAATAGTTCAGAAAATTTAGATAAAGAGGAGGAAAGTTTTCAAAGAAACATTGTTATTCCTGTTTGTTATGGGGAAGATTTTTCTCCTGATTTGGATATTGTCACTGAAATTTGCAGCATAAAAAAAGAAGAATTCATTGAAATTCACTCGTCGAAGATTTACAGAGTTTTTATGCTTGGGTTTTCTCCAGGCTTTCCCTACATGGGAATTCTTGATGAGAGGATTCAGGTTCCAAGGAGAGAGACTCCGAGAATTAAAATACCCCCTGGTTCAGTGGGGATAGCAGAAAAGCAAACAGGAATCTATCCTGTTGAAACTGCTGGAGGATGGAGGATAATCGGAAGAGCTCCTTTAAAAATTTTTGACTTAAATCAGGAGAATCCATTTTTACTTTCACCTGGTGATAATGTTAAATTTAAGCCCATAGACTCTCAAGCTTACTCGAGGATTGAAAAAGGGGAGAAAGAATGGATGCTATACGAATCATAA
- a CDS encoding dCMP deaminase family protein has product MKKDAEKNQRPSKDRYYLNIAKEVSRRSTCLKVLIGAIIVRDDQIIATGYVGAPRKTKSSLEHGFCLRQMLGIPSGAQYELCRSVHAEQNAIINAARAGVSLLNGDMFIYGEKRDSSISQSLENEKEVTGNVKLLNAYPCFICKKMIINSGLKRVVCSTEDGKFRIFSVDKWVKEWQITDIIEDKYQYGELLHQLNKLKQK; this is encoded by the coding sequence ATGAAAAAAGATGCTGAAAAAAATCAAAGACCTTCGAAGGATAGATATTATTTAAATATTGCAAAAGAAGTTTCTCGAAGGTCAACATGCCTTAAAGTTTTAATCGGAGCAATAATTGTAAGGGATGACCAGATCATTGCAACCGGATATGTGGGAGCACCAAGAAAGACAAAAAGCTCTTTAGAACACGGATTCTGCCTCAGGCAGATGCTTGGTATTCCTTCAGGTGCTCAGTATGAACTATGCAGGTCTGTCCATGCAGAACAGAATGCCATAATAAATGCTGCAAGAGCAGGCGTTTCCCTTCTTAATGGAGATATGTTTATCTATGGAGAAAAAAGAGATTCCTCTATTTCTCAATCCTTGGAAAATGAAAAAGAGGTTACAGGGAATGTAAAATTGCTGAATGCCTATCCCTGTTTTATCTGTAAAAAAATGATAATAAATTCAGGATTGAAAAGAGTCGTCTGCTCGACAGAAGATGGAAAATTCAGAATATTTTCAGTCGATAAATGGGTTAAAGAATGGCAGATAACAGATATAATAGAGGATAAATATCAGTATGGAGAATTGCTGCATCAATTGAATAAACTTAAACAAAAATGA
- a CDS encoding biotin-dependent carboxyltransferase family protein, whose protein sequence is MDAIRIIKPGLFTTIQDRGREGYRAYGVPPSGALDRFSFYLANSLVENPWNFPAFEITLLGPKIEFLSDLAFAITGGEIEIRLNGKEVEMNQTISVKKGNFLELGFVKKGARAYLVVSGLLDIPVALGSYSTYTKGKIGGYEERQLSEGDIIKLKEIRQFVKHKEIKVNYQKNFLSPFKVDFILEKEDELIFSEYEKFLSEIWIVKPESDRSGYRLKGIEVYPFKKREILSEPLNTGTIQILKEGNPVVILADGPTIGGYPKIGTVLVSDLDKFGQMKPGDKIIFRRVSFEEAYKKREEYIRRIENIYELL, encoded by the coding sequence ATGGATGCTATACGAATCATAAAACCAGGCTTATTTACAACAATTCAGGACAGAGGTAGAGAAGGATATAGAGCTTATGGCGTGCCGCCCTCAGGAGCTCTGGATAGATTCTCATTCTATCTTGCAAATTCCCTTGTAGAGAATCCATGGAATTTCCCTGCTTTTGAAATTACTCTGCTCGGTCCAAAAATTGAATTTCTCTCAGATTTAGCTTTTGCAATAACAGGAGGAGAGATCGAAATTCGATTAAATGGGAAAGAAGTTGAAATGAATCAAACTATTTCTGTTAAGAAAGGGAATTTTCTCGAATTGGGTTTCGTTAAAAAAGGAGCGAGAGCTTATCTTGTGGTATCAGGACTTCTTGATATTCCGGTAGCACTTGGATCTTATTCTACCTATACAAAAGGAAAAATAGGTGGTTATGAGGAAAGGCAGTTAAGCGAGGGCGATATTATAAAATTGAAAGAGATAAGGCAATTTGTTAAGCATAAAGAAATCAAGGTAAATTATCAGAAGAATTTTTTGAGTCCGTTTAAAGTTGACTTCATTTTAGAGAAAGAGGATGAATTAATTTTTTCAGAGTATGAAAAATTTTTGAGTGAAATATGGATCGTAAAGCCTGAATCTGACAGGTCAGGTTATAGGCTCAAAGGAATTGAGGTTTATCCTTTTAAAAAGAGAGAAATTCTCTCCGAGCCATTAAATACAGGAACAATTCAGATTCTAAAAGAAGGAAATCCAGTTGTAATCTTAGCAGATGGCCCAACTATAGGAGGTTATCCAAAGATAGGGACGGTTTTAGTTTCTGACCTTGATAAATTCGGTCAGATGAAGCCAGGGGATAAAATAATTTTTAGAAGAGTTTCCTTTGAGGAAGCATACAAAAAAAGGGAAGAATATATCAGGAGGATTGAGAATATTTATGAATTATTGTAA
- a CDS encoding HsdR family type I site-specific deoxyribonuclease, translating into MKFTEKSIVEEYLLRRLIEKEWEFVPSDNLMRENYKEPLLVPNLVRALKRINKEANIGDEEINKALNELTLTSSGIEGAKKILNFYKFGIPVKFEKERVVKYIQLFDFKDIENNEFIVTTQINYDGRERIRIDLMLYVNGIPLVNIECKNPASISESWYNAYKQVKDYEKIVPELYKYVQIGVAAESRAKYFPIVPWQDEVKTHEWKEEGKDSIDSVIEILSRKSLLDILKHFLFFRIEFGNASKAITRYMQYSAANKIVNRVMANLTGQEEKNRGLIWHWQGSGKTLTMIFAAHKLYYMKELENPTIFFIVDRIELEDQLYSEFNSLDIVKPEIISSVWELKEILKHEDYRGKRGVFIVLIHKFRYEELKEVEKELEEISKHKETIMNRKNVIAFIDEGHRTQYGTLAAQMKSILKNAFFFALTGTPISKRGRDTYLEFSYPTEEPYLDRYFITDSIKDGFTVKIVYQPRLEKEVHLKKEMLEAFLETELEELPEEIREDVEEGIKKRLNAIKLFLENPNRIKVIAEDIAQHFKENIDGKFKAMVVAGSRKACELYRLELNKHLPEEYSKVVITFDREDELLLKNAVAELRAQYGGKDIGDIRKEIIEKFKEEPLPSILIVTEMLLAGFDCPSLQVMYLDKLLKEHRLLQAIARTNRPFNDLKESGIVIDYVGILKEFKRALEMYSEEDIKGALFSQDNVIEEFVTLIREILEILKEVSIDYKRETLLKTIEVLTLDEEKGKEFLEKYRKLSKTFELLGPNEIKLEHFDSYKWLSAIYAYYMKVVIQKSVYEGYIQKYYDKTIRFVHRATEIDTLERELPTIAFDKEYLEKLEEKIKGKEEKAANILFTLNKLVLVERHRNPIYESLIEKVERLLELWKEKTRDYAKIYTEGVRILKDINTLTERQKSLGFSNLEYAMLLQLEQKLENGEQLTKEVMELSQNLQERMFLGWFNQATARKEVEREIRRFVRRLKSKHALSLDEMNTLYGKLIESVKNYGNA; encoded by the coding sequence ATGAAATTTACTGAAAAATCTATTGTAGAAGAGTATCTCCTCCGCAGACTTATAGAAAAGGAGTGGGAATTTGTTCCATCTGATAATCTTATGAGAGAAAACTATAAAGAGCCTCTCCTTGTGCCGAATCTCGTAAGAGCATTAAAAAGAATAAACAAAGAAGCTAACATCGGCGATGAAGAGATAAATAAAGCTCTGAATGAACTAACTTTAACAAGCTCAGGCATTGAAGGAGCAAAGAAAATTTTGAATTTCTATAAATTTGGCATTCCTGTGAAGTTTGAAAAAGAGAGAGTGGTAAAGTACATTCAATTATTCGATTTCAAGGACATCGAGAATAATGAGTTCATTGTAACAACGCAGATCAATTATGACGGCAGAGAAAGAATTCGGATAGATCTTATGCTCTATGTTAACGGCATCCCTCTTGTAAATATAGAATGTAAGAACCCTGCAAGTATATCCGAAAGCTGGTACAACGCTTATAAACAGGTAAAAGATTACGAAAAAATCGTTCCAGAGCTTTATAAGTATGTCCAAATTGGAGTAGCTGCAGAAAGTAGGGCTAAGTATTTTCCTATTGTTCCGTGGCAGGATGAAGTGAAAACGCACGAATGGAAAGAGGAAGGAAAAGATTCCATTGACTCTGTCATCGAAATTCTATCAAGAAAATCTTTACTCGATATACTCAAACATTTCCTCTTTTTCAGGATAGAATTTGGAAATGCCTCTAAGGCGATAACCAGATATATGCAATACAGCGCTGCCAATAAAATCGTTAATAGAGTCATGGCGAATCTCACGGGTCAAGAGGAAAAGAATAGAGGACTTATCTGGCACTGGCAGGGAAGCGGAAAAACCCTTACCATGATATTTGCAGCTCATAAGCTTTACTACATGAAAGAGCTTGAAAATCCCACAATATTTTTCATTGTTGACAGGATTGAGCTGGAAGATCAGCTTTATAGTGAATTCAACTCTCTAGATATTGTAAAACCTGAAATTATTAGTTCAGTGTGGGAACTCAAAGAAATCCTCAAACATGAGGACTACAGAGGCAAGAGAGGAGTTTTTATAGTGCTTATTCATAAATTCAGATATGAAGAACTCAAAGAGGTAGAGAAAGAATTAGAGGAAATATCAAAACACAAAGAAACAATAATGAACAGGAAGAATGTCATTGCCTTTATAGATGAAGGGCATAGGACTCAATATGGAACTCTTGCAGCTCAGATGAAATCAATACTCAAGAACGCCTTCTTTTTTGCCCTCACAGGCACTCCCATTTCAAAGAGAGGAAGAGACACCTATTTAGAATTCAGCTATCCGACAGAAGAACCTTATCTTGACAGATATTTCATAACGGATTCTATCAAAGACGGTTTTACAGTGAAAATCGTCTATCAGCCAAGACTTGAAAAAGAGGTCCATTTAAAAAAGGAGATGCTGGAAGCATTTTTGGAAACAGAACTTGAGGAACTTCCAGAGGAGATCCGCGAAGATGTTGAGGAAGGGATAAAGAAAAGACTTAATGCCATAAAACTCTTTCTTGAAAATCCCAATAGGATTAAAGTAATTGCCGAAGATATAGCTCAACATTTCAAAGAGAATATTGATGGAAAGTTTAAGGCTATGGTGGTAGCTGGAAGCAGAAAGGCATGTGAACTTTACAGACTGGAATTGAATAAACATTTGCCTGAAGAGTATAGCAAAGTAGTCATAACGTTTGATAGAGAAGATGAACTGTTATTAAAGAACGCAGTCGCTGAACTCAGGGCACAATACGGAGGCAAAGATATAGGGGATATCAGAAAAGAAATTATCGAAAAATTCAAAGAAGAACCCTTACCCAGCATATTGATTGTTACTGAAATGCTGCTTGCTGGTTTTGACTGCCCTTCTCTCCAGGTAATGTATCTTGATAAGCTCCTCAAGGAACACAGGCTTCTTCAAGCAATAGCAAGAACAAACAGACCTTTTAATGATTTAAAAGAGTCTGGAATTGTAATTGATTATGTGGGTATTTTAAAAGAATTTAAGAGAGCCCTTGAAATGTACAGCGAAGAAGATATCAAAGGTGCTCTCTTTAGTCAGGACAATGTTATAGAGGAATTTGTAACTCTTATTAGAGAGATTTTGGAAATTCTTAAAGAAGTATCGATTGATTACAAAAGGGAAACCTTATTGAAAACTATAGAAGTTCTTACTTTAGATGAAGAGAAAGGGAAAGAATTTCTTGAAAAGTACAGAAAATTAAGTAAAACTTTCGAACTTCTTGGGCCCAATGAGATCAAATTGGAACATTTTGATTCCTATAAATGGCTCTCTGCAATTTACGCATATTACATGAAAGTAGTCATCCAAAAATCTGTTTATGAAGGCTATATTCAAAAATACTACGATAAAACTATAAGATTTGTTCATAGGGCTACTGAAATAGATACACTTGAGCGAGAACTTCCAACTATAGCTTTTGATAAAGAGTATCTCGAGAAGCTAGAAGAGAAAATTAAAGGAAAAGAGGAGAAAGCAGCGAATATCCTCTTTACCCTTAACAAGTTAGTTCTTGTAGAAAGACACAGAAATCCCATCTATGAGTCATTGATTGAAAAAGTCGAAAGGCTTCTTGAGCTCTGGAAAGAAAAGACTAGAGATTACGCAAAGATTTATACTGAAGGTGTAAGAATACTTAAGGATATCAATACTCTTACAGAGAGACAAAAGTCTTTAGGATTTTCCAATCTTGAATATGCAATGCTCCTTCAACTTGAGCAGAAACTGGAAAATGGAGAACAGCTTACAAAAGAAGTGATGGAACTCTCACAAAATCTTCAAGAGCGTATGTTTTTAGGCTGGTTTAATCAAGCTACTGCAAGAAAGGAAGTAGAGCGTGAGATAAGAAGATTTGTTAGGAGGCTTAAAAGCAAGCATGCTCTCTCTTTAGATGAAATGAATACTCTATATGGGAAACTCATTGAAAGTGTGAAAAATTATGGAAATGCATAA
- a CDS encoding M48 family metallopeptidase → MHNIRYKTSYRNIKYPRLEFTTGELLLVLPVRLKPDIILEKHKNWIFKKNEFIRECLNLSSNKRLIERSEKEFRTLIEKFVKKISKELSIGLNNIYFRNMKTKWASLSPKRNLTINILMQKLPKYLIKYVIFHEITHLIEKRHNENFWKIVSKRFNNYRNLEKDLFIYWFNIQYGTRK, encoded by the coding sequence ATGCATAACATAAGATATAAAACTTCTTACAGGAATATAAAATATCCAAGGTTAGAATTTACAACAGGTGAGCTTCTTTTAGTACTGCCTGTGAGATTAAAACCTGATATTATTCTTGAAAAGCACAAGAATTGGATTTTTAAAAAGAATGAATTTATAAGGGAATGTTTAAATCTTTCTTCAAATAAAAGATTGATTGAGAGAAGTGAAAAGGAATTCAGGACTCTCATTGAGAAATTTGTTAAAAAAATCTCCAAAGAATTAAGTATTGGATTGAATAATATCTATTTCAGAAATATGAAAACAAAATGGGCAAGCTTGAGTCCCAAGAGAAATCTGACTATAAATATACTGATGCAAAAGTTGCCCAAGTATTTGATAAAGTATGTAATCTTTCACGAAATTACCCATTTAATAGAAAAAAGACATAACGAAAATTTTTGGAAAATAGTCTCCAAAAGGTTTAATAACTACAGAAATTTAGAGAAAGATTTGTTCATATATTGGTTTAATATTCAATATGGCACGAGAAAATGA
- a CDS encoding prepilin-type N-terminal cleavage/methylation domain-containing protein, whose protein sequence is MEIKKKNQKGLTLIEMIIVIAIIALLAGLFTPLIFRNIDQKRFDTTREKMKMIKQAIVGDPTHILYRQRTSFGYIGDMGILPNALTDLIVQGTQPNYQQDGTSGLWWGWKGPYLETTQTTISGNTKYVALIDAWGNDIQYTKNLSGNPVVTLQSYGPDGASGGGDDVFVYIFFQEAFSYLQGNSQDECGMGILFGAIRLYYPNGTTVTYATATNSTGNFTYSLTTFPAGVRKLIADANNNGSFADSVDLNQFCVINNGPVNGINLRRKGTCAWP, encoded by the coding sequence ATGGAAATAAAAAAGAAAAACCAAAAAGGATTAACTTTGATTGAAATGATTATTGTTATAGCAATAATCGCTCTTTTAGCAGGTCTCTTTACTCCCTTAATCTTCAGGAATATTGACCAGAAGAGATTTGACACAACAAGGGAGAAAATGAAAATGATTAAGCAGGCTATCGTTGGAGACCCAACTCACATATTGTACAGACAGAGGACATCATTTGGGTACATTGGAGATATGGGAATTTTGCCCAATGCCCTCACTGATTTAATCGTCCAGGGAACCCAGCCAAACTACCAGCAAGATGGAACATCAGGATTATGGTGGGGATGGAAAGGGCCTTACCTTGAGACAACTCAGACCACAATAAGCGGAAACACTAAATATGTGGCATTGATAGACGCATGGGGAAATGACATTCAGTATACAAAAAATTTATCAGGAAATCCTGTTGTTACCCTTCAATCCTATGGTCCTGATGGAGCCTCAGGAGGAGGCGATGATGTATTTGTTTATATCTTTTTCCAGGAAGCATTCTCCTACTTACAAGGAAACTCTCAGGATGAATGTGGAATGGGAATTCTATTTGGAGCAATAAGATTATATTATCCAAATGGAACAACAGTGACATATGCAACTGCAACAAACTCCACCGGTAATTTTACGTATTCATTAACTACATTTCCTGCAGGTGTTAGAAAATTGATTGCCGATGCAAATAACAATGGAAGCTTTGCTGATTCAGTAGATTTGAATCAATTCTGCGTCATAAACAATGGACCTGTCAATGGAATTAACTTGAGAAGAAAAGGAACCTGCGCCTGGCCATAA
- a CDS encoding 5-oxoprolinase subunit PxpA has product MKVDLNADYGESYGNLKVGEDERILNFVTSINIGCGFHGGDPTTMRKIVQLAKIHNVSIGAHPSFPDLMGFGRREMKIEEFDLENILIYQIGALEAMVEIEGMEIQHVKPHGALYNMAVKDKELARIISRAIKKINKNYMLVALANSQFAKTAEDEGCRVAYEAFLDRRYNSKGELVPRTVKGSLIENREEILNQLERMVLYQKIKTVEGGEIPIKFHTLSLHSDTPGAVELIQSAREKLDKLGVEVCPLSQIILL; this is encoded by the coding sequence ATGAAGGTAGATTTAAATGCAGATTATGGAGAAAGCTATGGAAATTTGAAAGTTGGAGAAGATGAAAGAATATTGAATTTTGTGACATCTATAAACATTGGTTGCGGTTTTCATGGAGGAGATCCGACTACCATGAGAAAAATAGTTCAGCTTGCAAAAATACACAATGTTTCAATCGGAGCTCATCCTTCTTTTCCTGATTTGATGGGGTTTGGAAGGAGAGAAATGAAAATTGAAGAGTTCGACCTTGAAAATATCTTAATCTATCAGATTGGAGCTTTAGAAGCCATGGTAGAAATAGAGGGAATGGAAATCCAGCATGTAAAACCTCATGGAGCTTTGTATAATATGGCAGTCAAAGACAAAGAGTTAGCCAGAATAATTTCAAGAGCGATAAAAAAAATAAATAAAAATTATATGCTTGTTGCTTTAGCTAACTCACAATTTGCAAAAACAGCAGAAGATGAAGGATGTAGAGTCGCTTATGAAGCTTTTCTCGATAGGCGTTATAATTCAAAAGGTGAGCTTGTCCCGAGAACTGTTAAAGGAAGTTTAATTGAAAACAGAGAAGAAATATTAAATCAACTTGAGAGAATGGTTTTATACCAAAAAATTAAAACTGTTGAAGGAGGGGAGATTCCAATTAAATTTCATACACTTAGTCTTCATTCAGACACACCTGGAGCGGTTGAGTTAATTCAATCAGCCAGAGAAAAATTGGATAAACTCGGTGTTGAAGTTTGCCCCTTAAGCCAAATTATTCTTCTTTAA
- a CDS encoding restriction endonuclease subunit S has protein sequence MTKQKKFKQTEIGEIPKEWEVVRLGKILTLEYGKGLSERERKAGMYPVVGSNGIVGYHEEALVKGPGIVIGRKGTIGAVSWINSDFWPIDTTYYINTLIKDIELKWLFFVLNHLNLPKLSLADVVPGLKRELVHVLKLPLPPLPEQKKIAKILSTVDEAIEKVDETIEKTERLKKGLMHELLTKGIGYKEFKETEIGRIPKEWEVVRLGKILTLEYGKGLSERERKAGMYPVVGSNGIVGYHEEALVKGPGIVIGRKGTIGAVSWINSDFWPIDTTYYINTLIKDIELKWLFFVLNHLNLPKLSLADVVPGLKRELVHVLKLPLPPLPEQKKIAEILSTGDRRLEMLKEKKGKFERIKKGLMNDLLTGRKRVKLET, from the coding sequence ATGACTAAACAAAAGAAATTTAAACAAACCGAAATTGGCGAGATACCGAAGGAGTGGGAGGTGGTGAGGTTGGGGAAAATATTAACGTTAGAGTATGGCAAAGGATTATCTGAAAGAGAAAGAAAAGCTGGAATGTATCCAGTGGTAGGTTCTAATGGAATAGTGGGATACCATGAAGAAGCTTTAGTTAAGGGGCCAGGTATAGTTATAGGCAGAAAGGGGACAATAGGAGCTGTCTCTTGGATAAACTCAGATTTTTGGCCTATAGATACAACTTATTATATAAATACCTTAATAAAAGATATTGAATTGAAGTGGTTATTTTTTGTATTAAATCATTTAAATTTGCCAAAACTAAGTTTGGCTGATGTAGTCCCTGGACTTAAAAGAGAATTGGTACATGTGCTGAAACTCCCTCTTCCTCCTCTCCCTGAACAGAAAAAAATTGCTAAGATTCTTTCAACGGTTGATGAGGCTATTGAGAAGGTAGATGAAACTATTGAGAAGACCGAAAGGCTAAAAAAGGGGTTGATGCATGAGCTACTGACCAAGGGCATAGGTTATAAAGAGTTTAAAGAAACAGAGATTGGAAGGATACCGAAGGAGTGGGAGGTGGTGAGGTTGGGGAAAATACTAACGTTAGAGTATGGCAAAGGATTATCTGAAAGAGAAAGAAAAGCTGGAATGTATCCAGTGGTAGGTTCTAATGGAATAGTGGGATACCATGAAGAAGCTTTAGTTAAGGGGCCAGGTATAGTTATAGGCAGAAAGGGGACAATAGGAGCTGTCTCTTGGATAAACTCAGATTTTTGGCCTATAGATACAACTTATTATATAAATACCTTAATAAAAGATATTGAATTGAAGTGGTTATTTTTTGTATTAAATCATTTAAATTTGCCAAAACTAAGTTTGGCTGATGTAGTCCCTGGACTTAAAAGAGAATTGGTACATGTGCTGAAACTCCCTCTTCCTCCTCTCCCTGAACAGAAAAAAATCGCTGAAATCCTGAGCACAGGGGATAGAAGGCTGGAGATGCTGAAAGAGAAAAAGGGAAAGTTTGAGAGAATTAAGAAGGGATTGATGAATGATTTACTGACAGGGAGAAAGAGAGTGAAATTGGAAACCTGA
- a CDS encoding AAA family ATPase, with translation MKIGVTGPIASGKGEVVKFFRKNNFKYISLSDMVREEAKKRNIPVTRENLQNIGNSLRKEFGAGVLGMKVREIIESFPEKNWIIDGIRNPAEIEELKKMKGFYLIGIIAPLNILIERILKREREDDPKKKEEIIERIRQDIGVNEPEDGQQVGKCIKMANFTIINEGSLLDLQEKLKRIYSTILKKSI, from the coding sequence ATGAAAATCGGAGTAACCGGTCCGATTGCCTCTGGAAAAGGAGAGGTTGTTAAGTTCTTCAGGAAAAATAATTTCAAATACATTTCTCTTTCAGACATGGTCAGAGAGGAAGCAAAAAAAAGAAACATTCCAGTTACAAGAGAAAACCTTCAGAACATAGGAAATAGCCTGAGAAAAGAATTTGGAGCAGGTGTTTTAGGAATGAAAGTAAGAGAGATAATTGAAAGCTTCCCTGAAAAAAACTGGATTATCGATGGAATAAGAAACCCTGCTGAAATAGAAGAATTGAAAAAAATGAAGGGTTTCTATCTTATCGGAATTATCGCACCCCTTAACATTTTGATAGAAAGAATATTGAAAAGAGAAAGAGAAGATGACCCGAAAAAGAAAGAGGAAATTATAGAAAGAATCAGACAGGACATAGGTGTTAATGAGCCCGAAGATGGCCAGCAGGTTGGCAAATGCATTAAGATGGCAAACTTTACAATCATTAACGAAGGCTCGTTATTAGATTTACAAGAAAAATTAAAGAGAATCTATTCCACAATTTTAAAAAAATCTATTTAA